One genomic window of Monodelphis domestica isolate mMonDom1 chromosome 1, mMonDom1.pri, whole genome shotgun sequence includes the following:
- the OTOR gene encoding otoraplin: MERVMERIFFLFLLSLLATCVVHGIFMEKLATKKLCADEECVYTISLAKAQDDYNAPDCRFINIKKGQQIYVYSKLVKENEAGEFWAGSVYGEHYEEEMGIVGYFPSDLVKEQHVYQEATKEIPTTDIDFFCE, from the exons ATGGAAAGGGTCATGGaaaggatattttttctttttcttttgagtctTCTGGCAACTTGTGTTGTGCATGGAATTTTTATGGAAAAACTTGCTACCAAGAAGCTCTGTGCAGATGAAGAGTGTGTCT ATACGATTTCTCTTGCTAAAGCTCAAGATGATTATAATGCCCCGGACTGTAGATTCATTAACATTAAAAAGGGGCAGCAGATCTATGTTTATTCAAAACTAGTGAAGGAAAATGAAGCTGGAGAATTTTGGGCTGGAAGT GTATATGGTGAACattatgaagaagaaatgggaaTTGTAGGGTATTTTCCCAGTGATTTGGTCAAAGAGCAACATGTCTACCAGGAAGCAACCAAAGAAATTCCTACAACG GACATCGACTTCTTCTGCGAGTAG